One segment of Magnetospirillum sp. 15-1 DNA contains the following:
- a CDS encoding TRAP transporter large permease subunit, whose product MSGGAQHDAILATEALPSETTRNPAVAVFEAVMEGAFRLSALALLAAAGVLTFGVVMGHLTGRGLLWQDEVTVFLISGAVFLSAASVQARRGHVAIDVLDHAFPYAKELRHGVVEAGILAFCLIFAWKSGMLLAEAVQEGQTSHSAWGPPLWIPYSVLTAGMALLALQMVLQVGRRSPWLLALVAAGVAAFLLATPPARPLISGLPHWVTGIAYSVVTLLVMFSGMPIAFALGVVALIFMLLFMPAASVDTIAQNFYEELANVIILAIPLFILKGATIGRSNAGKDLYSALHAWLHRIPGGLGVANTIACGLFAAMAGSSPATCSAIGSAGIPEMRARGYSPGFAAGIIAAGGTLGILLPPSVTMLLYAVAAEVSLGRLFLAGIGPGLLLITLFAGYSMVRYRHEYRRAELAAAAHGTHSALLADEHYSTGEKIRMVIWVAPFVTILAGVMVVLYAGWATPSETAGVGAVLALLVIGLMYGIWRPRLLMPILTGTLRESTMLLMIIGMSLLYAYVMSYLHISQSAADWIIGLSLSKWFLLAAILLFTMVLGFFLPPVSIILMTAPIILPPLKAAGFDLIWFGVVMTVVMEMGLIHPPVGLNIFVIKNIAPDIPLKDIIWGTIPFVLIMMAAVVLCSLFPGIATWLPSAVMN is encoded by the coding sequence ATGTCGGGTGGGGCGCAGCACGACGCCATCCTCGCCACCGAAGCCCTTCCCTCCGAGACGACCCGCAATCCGGCCGTCGCCGTGTTCGAGGCCGTCATGGAGGGAGCGTTCAGGCTTTCGGCCCTGGCCCTGCTGGCCGCCGCCGGGGTACTGACCTTCGGCGTGGTGATGGGGCATCTTACCGGGCGCGGGCTGTTGTGGCAGGACGAGGTCACCGTCTTTCTGATCTCGGGCGCCGTCTTCCTGTCGGCGGCCAGCGTCCAGGCCCGGCGCGGCCATGTGGCCATCGACGTCCTCGACCACGCCTTTCCCTACGCCAAGGAACTGCGCCATGGAGTGGTGGAGGCGGGCATCCTCGCCTTCTGCCTGATCTTCGCCTGGAAGTCTGGAATGCTGCTGGCCGAGGCGGTCCAGGAAGGCCAGACCTCCCACTCGGCCTGGGGGCCGCCCTTGTGGATTCCCTATTCGGTGCTGACCGCCGGCATGGCCCTGCTGGCCCTGCAGATGGTGCTGCAGGTGGGGCGGCGCTCGCCCTGGCTGCTGGCCCTGGTGGCGGCCGGAGTGGCGGCCTTCCTGCTGGCCACGCCGCCGGCCCGGCCGCTGATCTCCGGCCTGCCCCACTGGGTCACCGGTATCGCCTATAGCGTCGTCACCCTGCTGGTCATGTTTTCCGGCATGCCCATCGCCTTCGCCCTGGGGGTGGTGGCGCTGATCTTCATGCTGCTGTTCATGCCGGCCGCCTCGGTGGATACCATCGCCCAGAATTTCTACGAGGAACTGGCCAACGTCATCATCCTGGCCATTCCGCTGTTCATCCTGAAGGGCGCCACCATCGGCCGTTCCAATGCGGGCAAGGATCTCTATTCCGCCCTACACGCCTGGCTGCACCGCATTCCCGGCGGGCTGGGGGTGGCCAACACCATCGCCTGCGGCCTGTTCGCCGCCATGGCCGGCTCGTCGCCCGCCACCTGCTCGGCCATCGGCTCGGCGGGAATCCCCGAGATGCGGGCCAGGGGCTATTCGCCGGGTTTCGCCGCCGGCATCATCGCCGCCGGCGGCACGCTGGGCATCCTGCTGCCGCCCTCGGTGACCATGCTGCTCTATGCCGTGGCCGCCGAGGTGTCGCTGGGCCGGCTGTTCCTGGCCGGCATCGGCCCCGGATTGCTGCTGATCACCCTGTTCGCCGGCTATTCCATGGTCCGCTATCGCCACGAATACCGGCGGGCGGAACTGGCGGCGGCGGCCCATGGCACCCATTCGGCGCTGCTGGCCGACGAGCACTACTCCACCGGCGAGAAGATCCGCATGGTCATCTGGGTGGCGCCCTTCGTCACCATCCTGGCCGGGGTAATGGTGGTGCTTTACGCCGGCTGGGCGACGCCGTCGGAAACCGCCGGAGTGGGCGCCGTGCTCGCCCTGCTGGTCATCGGACTGATGTACGGCATCTGGCGGCCCAGGCTCCTGATGCCCATCCTCACCGGTACGTTGCGCGAGTCCACCATGCTGCTGATGATCATCGGCATGTCGCTGCTCTACGCCTATGTGATGAGCTATCTCCACATCTCGCAGTCGGCGGCCGACTGGATCATCGGCCTTTCCCTGTCCAAATGGTTCCTGCTGGCGGCGATCCTGCTGTTCACCATGGTTCTGGGCTTCTTCCTGCCGCCGGTCTCCATCATCTTGATGACCGCGCCGATCATCCTGCCGCCGCTGAAGGCCGCCGGCTTCGACCTGATCTGGTTCGGGGTGGTGATGACCGTGGTGATGGAGATGGGGCTGATCCACCCGCCGGTGGGGCTGAACATCTTCGTGATCAAGAATATCGCCCCCGATATTCCGCTGAAGGACATCATCTGGGGCACCATCCCCTTCGTCCTGATCATGATGGCCGCCGTGGTGCTGTGCTCGCTGTTCCCCGGCATCGCCACCTGGCTGCCCTCGGCGGTGATGAACTGA
- a CDS encoding DUF2786 domain-containing protein: protein MATDLDKLKGRLQALRAKTIANGCTEEEALAAAAKVAQLLDQHDLSMGDLEIREEQCEKSVIATGRKQRQPISACVPAIAEYCDCKVWLEKDESGIRYVFFGLRPSIEMARYVYDVIASALQGGWQHYVSSQRFIRHRHDEKGSFLFGMAVSIAEKLTDMKAERDEANRRSSRRDLVVLRHAIVDAEYEKLNLNLRRRRASGKKVEASAFNAGHAAGQSVALRPGVGGKPGDGT, encoded by the coding sequence ATGGCGACCGACCTCGACAAGCTGAAGGGGCGCCTGCAGGCCCTCAGGGCCAAGACCATCGCCAATGGCTGTACCGAGGAGGAGGCCCTGGCGGCGGCGGCCAAGGTCGCCCAGCTCCTCGACCAGCATGACCTGTCCATGGGCGACCTGGAAATCCGCGAGGAGCAGTGCGAGAAATCCGTCATCGCAACCGGACGCAAGCAGCGGCAGCCCATTTCGGCCTGCGTGCCGGCCATCGCCGAATACTGCGACTGCAAGGTCTGGCTGGAGAAGGATGAGAGCGGCATCCGCTACGTCTTCTTCGGGCTCCGCCCCAGTATCGAGATGGCCCGTTACGTCTATGACGTGATCGCCTCCGCCTTGCAAGGCGGATGGCAGCACTATGTCAGCAGCCAACGGTTCATCCGTCACCGGCATGATGAAAAGGGCTCGTTCCTGTTCGGCATGGCGGTGTCCATCGCCGAAAAGCTGACGGACATGAAGGCCGAGCGGGACGAGGCCAACCGGCGAAGCTCCCGCCGTGACCTCGTGGTGCTCCGCCATGCCATCGTCGACGCCGAATACGAAAAGCTGAACCTCAATCTTCGCCGCAGGCGGGCTTCGGGCAAGAAGGTCGAGGCGTCGGCCTTCAATGCCGGACATGCGGCCGGCCAGTCCGTGGCCCTGCGTCCCGGCGTGGGTGGCAAGCCGGGGGACGGGACCTGA
- a CDS encoding BrnT family toxin has protein sequence MWDWDDDKRASNLAKHGVDFAAALAFEWNTALTAEDSRQDYGERRHVSIGFIGDRLHVLVWTEREACFRIISLRKANAREIKRYADQI, from the coding sequence ATGTGGGACTGGGATGACGACAAGCGGGCAAGCAACCTCGCCAAGCACGGCGTGGACTTCGCCGCCGCCCTGGCGTTCGAGTGGAACACTGCCTTGACCGCCGAGGATAGCCGTCAGGATTACGGTGAACGGCGGCACGTCTCCATCGGCTTCATCGGTGACCGCCTGCATGTCCTGGTGTGGACGGAACGTGAGGCATGTTTCCGCATCATCAGTCTCAGGAAGGCCAACGCGCGGGAGATCAAACGCTATGCCGACCAAATCTGA
- a CDS encoding methyl-accepting chemotaxis protein — MTAFRTPVSETSSGIGKELYVSLAALRGFLLANSDAFKADRARAWDEIGRLSAAMDKLAVRFTEPRNLELWTRAKQNLAELRAAQDKAEQAGSGDAALKILVEEAVPRVRQLEAALYGELAADGTRAGGLISNQKIMLAQDARQAQADSDLLKIVSLLGLVVGLAVAAATAFLTRKSIVPPLVEITGVMGTLAKGDLAVSVPSRERNDEIGEMAAALEVFRAGLLRQRELEARQKQEDEARSRRAAAIADLTARFDESAAKTVHAVASAAHQLQGTAQGLSSTAAQTSQQATAVAAAAEQASVNVQTVASAAEQLSGSINEISRQVAHSSLISGTAVSEAVRAEEVVGELSSAVQKIGDVVNLINDIANQTNLLALNATIEAARAGEAGKGFAVVAGEVKNLANQTGKATGEIGQQIASVQEQTDRVVSTIQGIVRVIEEIGQISGGIAAAVEEQSAATSEIARNVEQAAAGTSEVSNNVVGVQAAASQTGGASGEVLTASGDLAAQANELRRMIEGFLADVRSA; from the coding sequence GTGACGGCATTTCGGACGCCGGTTTCTGAGACAAGCTCCGGCATCGGGAAGGAGCTCTATGTTTCTCTTGCCGCATTGCGCGGCTTCCTGCTGGCCAACAGCGACGCCTTCAAGGCGGATCGGGCCAGGGCCTGGGATGAAATCGGCCGTCTCAGCGCCGCCATGGATAAGCTGGCGGTGAGGTTCACCGAACCAAGGAACCTGGAGTTGTGGACGCGGGCCAAGCAGAATCTTGCCGAGTTGCGGGCCGCCCAGGACAAGGCGGAGCAGGCCGGATCGGGAGACGCGGCGCTGAAGATTCTCGTCGAGGAAGCCGTTCCTCGGGTTCGCCAGCTCGAAGCCGCTCTTTACGGAGAACTCGCGGCGGACGGAACGCGGGCCGGGGGGCTGATCAGCAACCAGAAGATCATGCTCGCCCAGGACGCCCGGCAGGCCCAGGCCGATTCGGACCTTCTGAAGATAGTCTCCCTTCTCGGGCTGGTCGTCGGATTGGCGGTCGCCGCCGCCACCGCCTTTCTGACCCGTAAGTCGATCGTCCCGCCGCTGGTGGAGATCACCGGCGTGATGGGCACGCTGGCCAAGGGCGACCTTGCGGTTTCCGTTCCCAGCCGGGAGCGCAACGACGAAATCGGTGAAATGGCGGCGGCGCTCGAGGTCTTCCGGGCCGGGCTGCTGCGCCAGCGGGAGCTGGAAGCCCGGCAGAAGCAGGAGGACGAGGCGCGCAGCCGGCGGGCCGCCGCCATCGCCGACCTGACCGCGCGCTTCGACGAAAGCGCCGCCAAAACCGTCCACGCCGTGGCATCGGCGGCGCATCAGCTGCAGGGAACGGCCCAGGGGCTGAGCTCCACCGCCGCCCAGACCAGCCAGCAGGCGACCGCTGTCGCCGCGGCGGCCGAGCAGGCTTCGGTCAACGTTCAGACCGTAGCCTCGGCGGCCGAGCAGCTTTCGGGCTCCATCAACGAGATCAGCCGGCAGGTGGCCCATTCCTCGCTGATTTCCGGTACCGCCGTGTCCGAGGCGGTGCGGGCCGAGGAGGTGGTCGGCGAATTGTCGAGCGCGGTCCAGAAAATCGGCGACGTGGTCAACCTGATCAACGACATCGCCAACCAGACCAATCTGCTGGCCTTGAATGCCACCATCGAGGCGGCGCGGGCCGGCGAGGCGGGCAAGGGCTTCGCGGTGGTGGCGGGCGAGGTCAAGAACCTCGCCAACCAGACGGGCAAGGCCACCGGGGAAATCGGTCAGCAGATCGCTTCCGTGCAGGAGCAGACCGACCGGGTCGTCTCGACCATCCAGGGCATCGTCAGGGTGATCGAGGAGATCGGCCAGATTTCCGGCGGCATCGCGGCGGCCGTCGAGGAGCAGAGCGCGGCCACCAGCGAGATCGCCCGCAACGTGGAGCAGGCGGCGGCGGGAACCTCCGAGGTGAGCAACAACGTCGTCGGAGTACAGGCCGCCGCCAGCCAGACCGGTGGTGCGTCCGGGGAGGTTCTTACCGCATCCGGCGATCTGGCGGCCCAGGCCAACGAGCTTCGGCGGATGATCGAGGGGTTCCTGGCGGATGTGAGGAGCGCATAA
- a CDS encoding BrnA antitoxin family protein, with translation MPTKSDRNTLRERALKALAAMPEGENQRINGGIQADADNPELGEEFFAKAKRMRGPQKAPTKKLVSLRLDPEVIERFRAMGPGWQARMNDALRKAAGL, from the coding sequence ATGCCGACCAAATCTGACCGCAATACTTTGCGCGAACGCGCTTTGAAGGCATTGGCCGCGATGCCCGAGGGTGAGAACCAGAGGATCAACGGCGGCATCCAGGCCGACGCCGATAATCCTGAATTGGGCGAGGAGTTCTTCGCCAAGGCGAAGCGCATGCGCGGGCCGCAGAAGGCACCGACCAAGAAGCTGGTGTCCTTGCGTCTTGATCCCGAGGTGATCGAACGCTTCCGCGCCATGGGACCGGGCTGGCAAGCCCGCATGAATGACGCTTTGCGCAAGGCTGCCGGACTTTGA
- the dctP gene encoding TRAP transporter substrate-binding protein DctP has translation MKISRRQALAGLASAPAILSFGRSGWAQPATTTLKISHQFPGGTLEQGDFRDRLCRIFAREVEKRTGGGLKFEVYANSSLMKTNAQFSAMRKGALDMSLYPIAYAGGELHACNLGLMPCLVTSYEQGARWKTAPIGKAFSKIVEDKGVKFIAWIWQAGGVASRRTPIIAPADVKGLTIRGGSRETDMMFAAAGAKVSTMPSNEIYIGMQTSALDAAVTSSTSLISFRLEELAKSLTAARKGSFWFMLEPLLMSKAIFDTLPPAQQQALLEVGAEMEAWGMAEARKDDDQVAAVYGAKGCQVADFGAEHLAQWRKIAEESAWSDYAAKSAEAAELLRLARDVT, from the coding sequence ATGAAGATCAGCCGCCGTCAGGCGCTCGCCGGTCTCGCGAGCGCGCCCGCCATTCTGTCGTTCGGCCGCTCCGGTTGGGCGCAGCCGGCCACCACCACCCTCAAGATTTCCCATCAATTCCCCGGAGGCACCCTCGAGCAGGGCGATTTCCGCGACCGGCTGTGCCGCATCTTCGCCCGCGAGGTGGAGAAGCGCACCGGCGGCGGCCTTAAATTCGAGGTCTACGCCAATTCCTCCCTGATGAAGACCAACGCCCAGTTCTCGGCCATGCGCAAGGGCGCGCTGGATATGTCGCTCTATCCCATCGCCTATGCCGGCGGTGAACTGCACGCCTGCAATCTGGGCCTGATGCCCTGTCTGGTCACCAGCTACGAACAGGGCGCCCGCTGGAAGACCGCCCCCATCGGCAAGGCGTTCTCGAAGATCGTCGAGGACAAGGGCGTCAAGTTCATCGCCTGGATCTGGCAGGCCGGCGGCGTCGCCTCGCGCCGGACCCCGATCATCGCGCCGGCCGACGTCAAGGGCCTGACCATCCGGGGCGGCTCGCGCGAGACCGACATGATGTTCGCGGCGGCCGGGGCCAAGGTCTCGACCATGCCCTCCAACGAGATCTATATCGGCATGCAGACCAGCGCGCTGGACGCCGCCGTCACCTCGTCCACCAGCCTGATCTCGTTCCGGCTGGAGGAACTGGCCAAGTCGCTGACCGCGGCGCGCAAGGGCTCGTTCTGGTTCATGCTGGAGCCGTTGCTGATGTCCAAGGCCATCTTCGATACCCTGCCGCCCGCCCAGCAGCAGGCGTTGCTGGAGGTGGGGGCCGAGATGGAGGCCTGGGGCATGGCCGAGGCCAGGAAGGACGACGACCAGGTGGCCGCCGTCTACGGCGCCAAGGGCTGTCAGGTGGCCGATTTCGGCGCCGAGCATCTGGCGCAGTGGCGCAAGATCGCCGAGGAAAGCGCCTGGAGCGATTACGCCGCCAAATCGGCCGAGGCCGCCGAACTGCTCAGGCTGGCCCGGGATGTGACGTGA
- a CDS encoding MYG1 family protein: MLKVATHNGTFHADDVFAFAILRAASDGQIELARSRDRQAWDTAAVVFDVGGVYDRDARRYDHHMRDKPLRPGGKPYSSAGLVWRDFGEAAVGHMLPEASAEAIVRVVEMVDAGLVRDVDLMDNGAMTPTPGHFSTVIEAFNATFVEDERDENAAFLQAADIAAMVLERACARAYASIQAQATVAAAAGIAEDSRIIVLDSRVPWEDAVYDLGLDEALYVIRPAGAAWTCSAVPPERGSFAQRHPLPQAWGGLRDEAFAGLTGITDATFCHPALFVCGARTREGAVALARIAVSAAA, translated from the coding sequence ATGCTGAAGGTTGCCACCCATAACGGAACGTTTCACGCCGACGACGTTTTCGCCTTCGCGATTCTTCGCGCGGCGTCGGACGGCCAGATCGAGTTGGCGCGTTCACGCGACCGGCAGGCCTGGGATACGGCGGCGGTGGTGTTCGATGTGGGGGGCGTCTACGACCGTGACGCGCGCCGCTACGACCATCACATGCGCGACAAGCCGTTGCGTCCCGGCGGCAAGCCCTACAGCTCGGCGGGACTGGTCTGGCGGGACTTCGGAGAGGCCGCCGTCGGCCACATGCTCCCCGAAGCCTCGGCGGAAGCAATCGTGCGGGTGGTCGAGATGGTCGACGCCGGGCTGGTCCGTGACGTGGACCTGATGGACAACGGAGCCATGACGCCCACGCCGGGGCACTTTTCCACCGTCATCGAGGCGTTCAACGCCACCTTCGTCGAGGACGAGCGCGACGAGAACGCCGCCTTCCTGCAGGCCGCCGATATCGCCGCGATGGTGCTGGAGCGGGCTTGCGCCAGGGCGTACGCCTCCATCCAGGCGCAAGCCACCGTGGCCGCCGCCGCCGGCATCGCCGAGGATTCCAGGATCATCGTCCTGGACAGCAGGGTTCCCTGGGAAGACGCGGTCTACGATCTGGGGCTGGACGAGGCGCTCTATGTGATCCGCCCGGCGGGAGCCGCCTGGACCTGCAGCGCCGTTCCGCCCGAGCGCGGATCGTTCGCCCAGCGCCACCCCCTGCCCCAGGCCTGGGGTGGTCTGCGGGACGAGGCGTTCGCCGGTCTGACCGGCATCACCGATGCCACCTTCTGCCACCCGGCCCTGTTCGTTTGCGGCGCGCGCACCCGCGAGGGGGCGGTGGCCCTGGCGCGCATCGCCGTATCGGCAGCGGCCTAG
- a CDS encoding outer membrane beta-barrel protein: MNYTYGASLRGGYRITNTAMLYGRVGAVRSGVEYKSNRGRHSEEELWGLRMGVGMEIAMTEKVMVRGEYGLRAPPPVPWALGTPRRAACEHGRAAQALLIRVRGGKTYTV, from the coding sequence ATGAACTACACCTATGGGGCATCCCTGCGAGGCGGCTATCGCATCACCAACACTGCAATGCTGTACGGTCGTGTCGGAGCCGTCCGCAGCGGCGTGGAATACAAGAGCAACCGTGGCCGTCACAGCGAGGAAGAGCTTTGGGGCCTCAGAATGGGCGTCGGCATGGAGATCGCCATGACCGAAAAGGTGATGGTGCGGGGCGAGTACGGCCTGCGCGCTCCACCGCCAGTGCCTTGGGCGCTGGGCACACCGCGACGAGCAGCGTGCGAGCACGGCAGGGCTGCGCAAGCGTTGTTGATCCGTGTCCGGGGGGGCAAAACGTACACAGTTTAG
- a CDS encoding potassium transporter Kup, which yields MADHPSAPAPDLRRMFALALGAVGIVYGDIGTSPLYTLKECFGAGGGVGVTPDNVLGILSLIFWAILLVVTLKYVTFVMRADNRGEGGILALLALTVPKDGVAGGKLMLALGLFGAALFYGDGMITPAISVLSAIEGLQVASPQFEAVVLPLTIAVLFGLFTIQKHGTGAVGAWFGPITLVWFAALGAFGGAEILHNPGVLAALDPRYGARFLAADGLRAFHVLGSVVLAVTGGEALYADMGHFGRTPIKLAWYGAAMPALLLNYFGQGALILSDPDALTNPFYLLVPGWALYPMIGLATAATVIASQAVISGVFSITRQAVQLGFLPRLGIDHTSDEEQGQIYIPAANWGLLAAVLALVVGFRTSSSLAAAYGIAVTGTMAITSVLALMAARRLWGWPSPLCFVLGIALLTMDLSFLGANLLKIPEGGWVPLAVGFAMFMVMTTWARGRAALSHRLSAESMPLDTFLANPPQVIRVPGTAVFMTGNADTVPLALLHNLKHNKALHQRVVFLRVVTEDVPRVAARDRLVVEGLADGFYRITLRYGFFQDPDIPKALRLSKAFGLEFEMMATSFFVGHDVIVPAADHAALPWWRMNLFMVLSRFSARATDFFRIPSNRVVELGAQVVL from the coding sequence ATGGCCGATCACCCTTCCGCCCCGGCACCCGACCTCCGTCGGATGTTCGCCCTTGCCCTCGGTGCCGTGGGGATTGTTTACGGAGACATCGGCACCAGCCCGCTCTACACCCTCAAGGAATGCTTCGGGGCGGGCGGCGGAGTGGGCGTGACGCCCGACAACGTGCTGGGCATCCTGTCGCTGATCTTCTGGGCCATCCTGCTGGTGGTGACGCTGAAATACGTCACCTTCGTCATGCGCGCCGACAATCGCGGCGAGGGCGGCATCCTGGCGCTGCTGGCGCTTACCGTGCCCAAGGACGGGGTGGCCGGCGGCAAGCTGATGCTGGCGCTCGGGCTGTTCGGGGCGGCGCTGTTCTATGGCGACGGCATGATCACCCCGGCCATCTCGGTCCTGTCGGCCATCGAAGGGTTGCAGGTCGCCTCACCCCAGTTCGAGGCCGTGGTGCTGCCGCTGACCATCGCCGTGCTGTTCGGCCTGTTCACCATCCAGAAGCACGGGACCGGCGCGGTGGGGGCCTGGTTCGGCCCCATCACCCTGGTGTGGTTCGCGGCGCTGGGCGCGTTCGGCGGCGCCGAAATCCTCCATAATCCCGGTGTCCTGGCCGCCCTCGATCCGCGCTATGGCGCCCGGTTCCTGGCGGCGGACGGCTTGCGGGCCTTCCACGTGCTGGGCTCGGTGGTGCTGGCGGTGACCGGCGGCGAGGCGCTTTACGCCGATATGGGCCATTTCGGCCGCACTCCCATCAAGCTGGCCTGGTACGGCGCCGCCATGCCGGCCCTGCTGCTCAATTACTTCGGCCAGGGGGCGCTGATCCTCTCCGACCCGGACGCCCTGACCAATCCCTTCTACCTGCTGGTGCCGGGCTGGGCGCTGTATCCCATGATCGGTCTGGCCACCGCCGCCACGGTGATCGCCTCGCAGGCGGTGATTTCGGGCGTGTTCTCCATTACCCGGCAGGCGGTGCAGTTGGGGTTCCTGCCCCGGCTGGGCATCGACCACACCTCGGACGAGGAGCAGGGGCAGATCTACATTCCCGCCGCCAATTGGGGGCTGCTGGCGGCGGTGCTGGCCCTGGTCGTCGGCTTTCGCACCTCGTCCAGCCTGGCCGCCGCCTATGGCATAGCGGTGACCGGGACCATGGCCATCACCTCGGTGCTGGCCCTGATGGCGGCACGTCGGTTGTGGGGCTGGCCGTCTCCGCTGTGCTTCGTTCTCGGCATCGCCCTGCTGACCATGGACCTGTCGTTCCTGGGCGCCAACCTGCTGAAGATTCCCGAAGGCGGCTGGGTGCCGCTGGCGGTGGGCTTCGCCATGTTCATGGTGATGACCACCTGGGCGCGTGGCCGCGCCGCCCTGTCCCACCGGCTGTCGGCCGAATCCATGCCGCTCGACACCTTCCTGGCCAATCCGCCCCAGGTGATAAGGGTGCCCGGCACGGCGGTGTTCATGACCGGCAATGCCGATACCGTTCCCCTGGCCCTGCTGCACAACCTGAAGCACAACAAGGCGCTGCATCAGCGGGTGGTGTTCCTGCGGGTGGTGACCGAGGACGTGCCGCGCGTCGCCGCCCGCGACCGGCTGGTGGTCGAGGGGCTGGCCGACGGTTTTTATCGCATCACGCTGCGCTACGGCTTCTTCCAGGACCCCGACATCCCCAAGGCGCTGCGGCTGTCCAAGGCGTTCGGCCTGGAATTCGAGATGATGGCCACCTCGTTCTTCGTCGGCCACGACGTCATCGTGCCGGCCGCCGACCATGCGGCCCTGCCGTGGTGGCGGATGAACCTGTTCATGGTGCTCAGCCGCTTCTCGGCGCGGGCCACCGATTTCTTCCGCATTCCGTCCAACCGGGTGGTGGAGCTGGGGGCGCAGGTGGTGTTGTAG